The following coding sequences lie in one Flavobacterium sp. 20NA77.7 genomic window:
- a CDS encoding DUF1508 domain-containing protein has translation MGTYVISKRLNGMYKYEFTSRKGKTIYTSNDFELRFECEAEIEAIKENVEELIFLRFKSPKGKYYFKIILNKKEVAKSRLYTTQLLMQKGIDEILRSAILSEILDFSSSDTIFPPAEAIFG, from the coding sequence ATGGGGACTTACGTAATTAGTAAAAGGCTAAATGGAATGTATAAATATGAGTTTACTTCAAGAAAAGGTAAAACTATTTATACGAGTAATGATTTTGAGTTGCGTTTTGAATGTGAGGCCGAAATAGAGGCTATCAAAGAAAATGTAGAAGAGTTAATTTTTCTTCGGTTTAAATCTCCCAAAGGAAAATATTATTTCAAAATTATACTTAACAAAAAAGAGGTAGCCAAAAGCCGTCTATATACTACACAATTATTGATGCAAAAGGGGATTGATGAAATTTTGCGTTCGGCAATACTTTCAGAAATTTTAGATTTTTCCTCATCCGATACTATTTTTCCTCCAGCTGAAGCCATTTTTGGATAG
- a CDS encoding AtaL-like protein codes for MVYYSTIVNGSLEKVWKQLLLKIEHPENFVPGVSNVNIFEKNPDFVLRQMTVTSAENSTILKEKITFIPYKIRFLLLEHPTMEGYVDNDCKYISENETELTFTINWKDKVELTEINNQELVKNAVLKTKQFIENNNETTT; via the coding sequence ATGGTATATTACTCAACAATCGTTAATGGATCACTTGAAAAAGTGTGGAAGCAGTTGCTCCTAAAAATAGAGCATCCTGAAAATTTTGTTCCTGGTGTAAGTAATGTCAATATTTTTGAAAAAAATCCTGATTTTGTTTTACGTCAAATGACCGTAACAAGTGCAGAAAACAGTACAATTTTAAAAGAAAAAATTACATTTATCCCTTACAAAATTCGATTCCTTTTATTAGAACATCCAACTATGGAAGGCTATGTTGATAATGATTGTAAATATATTTCTGAAAACGAAACAGAATTAACGTTTACAATTAATTGGAAAGACAAAGTAGAATTAACTGAAATTAACAATCAGGAATTAGTGAAAAATGCTGTGTTAAAAACGAAACAATTTATAGAAAATAACAATGAAACAACCACCTAA
- the mutS gene encoding DNA mismatch repair protein MutS: protein MKQYNEIKAKYPDACLLFRVGDFYETFGSDAIRASQILGITLTKRGNGSESETALAGFPHHSLNTYLPKLVKAGLRVAICDQLEDPKMTKTIVKRGVTELVTPGVAMNDDILQAKTNNFLASIHFGKKNIGIAFLDVSTGEFLTAQGSEEYIDKLLQNFRPSEILVTKNHKTTFKTAFGEDFHAFYLEDWIYKEDYAFETLTKHFQTNSLKGFGIEEVMEGVVASGAILYYLSETQHNKIQHITTIQRIAEDAYVWMDKFTIRNLELYHSTNPNAVTLLDVIDKTLSPMGSRLLKRWLALPLKDLVKIKARNEVVAYLKSNQEELQFIQYQIKQISDLERLISKVATGKISPREVLYLRDSLQAILPIKEKALSAKNEALKIIGDGLHACELLREKIDTTLQEDAPVAINKGNAIAIGVHPELDELRAISTTGKGYLEDLERRESEQTGIPSLKISFNNVFGYYIEVRNTHKDKVPENWIRKQTLVNAERYITEELKEYESKILGAEEKIQQLENLLFEQLVSWMSTYIKPVQLNAHLIAQLDCLQSFAQMAIENNYVQPELDDSHDLLIKEGRHPVIEKQLPPGVPYISNDVVLDREAQQIIMITGPNMSGKSAILRQTALIVLLAQMGSFVPAESLKLGLVDKIFTRVGASDNISMGESTFMVEMNETASILNNISDRSLVLLDEIGRGTSTYDGISIAWAISEYLHEHPSKPKTLFATHYHELNEMEVIFDRIQNYNVSVKELKDTVLFIRKLVKGGSAHSFGIHVAKMAGMPQTVIQKAQKLLKKLEKNHSAEELSGSLTGQEEMQLSFFHLDDPLLEEIKDELLTLDINTLTPVEALMKLNELKRIVSKK from the coding sequence ATGAAACAATACAATGAAATCAAGGCAAAATATCCTGATGCATGTTTGTTATTTAGAGTAGGGGATTTCTATGAAACATTTGGTTCAGACGCCATTAGAGCTTCTCAGATTTTAGGAATAACATTAACTAAGCGAGGAAACGGAAGTGAAAGCGAAACGGCGCTAGCGGGTTTTCCTCACCATTCTTTAAACACGTATTTGCCTAAACTAGTTAAAGCGGGGCTTCGAGTAGCTATTTGTGACCAATTAGAAGATCCAAAGATGACGAAGACGATCGTTAAACGTGGCGTGACAGAGTTGGTTACGCCAGGAGTTGCGATGAATGACGATATTTTACAGGCCAAAACAAATAATTTCTTAGCTTCTATCCATTTTGGTAAGAAAAATATAGGTATTGCTTTTTTAGATGTTTCTACGGGAGAATTTTTAACCGCACAAGGTTCAGAGGAGTATATTGATAAATTATTGCAAAATTTTAGACCAAGTGAAATATTGGTCACAAAAAATCATAAAACGACTTTTAAAACCGCATTTGGAGAAGATTTCCATGCTTTTTATTTAGAAGATTGGATTTACAAAGAAGATTATGCATTTGAAACTCTTACAAAACATTTTCAAACGAATTCTTTGAAAGGGTTTGGTATTGAAGAAGTTATGGAAGGTGTAGTTGCTTCAGGGGCTATTTTATATTATTTGTCTGAAACGCAGCATAACAAAATACAACACATAACCACTATTCAGCGTATTGCAGAAGATGCTTATGTGTGGATGGATAAGTTTACTATTCGCAATTTAGAATTATACCACAGTACAAATCCAAATGCAGTTACCTTACTTGATGTAATTGATAAAACATTATCCCCAATGGGGTCACGTTTACTAAAAAGGTGGTTGGCTTTGCCTTTAAAAGATCTTGTCAAAATTAAGGCTAGAAATGAAGTAGTAGCGTATTTAAAATCAAATCAAGAAGAGTTGCAATTTATACAATATCAAATTAAGCAAATTTCCGATTTAGAACGATTAATTTCTAAAGTAGCCACAGGGAAAATTTCGCCTCGAGAGGTACTTTATTTACGCGATTCATTACAAGCTATTTTACCAATTAAAGAAAAGGCATTAAGCGCAAAGAATGAAGCGTTAAAAATTATTGGTGATGGCTTACATGCTTGTGAATTATTGCGCGAAAAGATTGATACTACTCTACAAGAAGATGCTCCGGTTGCAATTAATAAAGGAAATGCCATAGCAATAGGTGTACATCCCGAATTAGATGAATTACGTGCTATTTCCACAACAGGAAAAGGGTATTTAGAAGATTTAGAACGAAGAGAAAGCGAACAAACAGGCATACCGTCATTAAAAATATCGTTTAATAATGTTTTTGGCTATTATATTGAAGTGCGTAATACACACAAAGATAAAGTGCCTGAAAACTGGATAAGAAAACAAACATTAGTTAATGCCGAACGCTATATTACGGAAGAATTAAAAGAATATGAATCTAAAATATTAGGTGCAGAAGAAAAAATTCAACAATTAGAGAATTTACTTTTTGAGCAATTGGTGAGTTGGATGTCAACCTATATTAAACCTGTTCAGTTAAACGCTCATTTAATTGCGCAGCTTGATTGTTTACAGTCTTTTGCTCAAATGGCTATTGAGAATAATTACGTGCAGCCAGAATTAGATGATTCACATGATTTACTTATTAAAGAAGGGCGTCATCCCGTAATTGAAAAACAGTTGCCTCCAGGAGTGCCTTATATTTCTAATGATGTTGTTTTAGATAGAGAAGCACAACAGATTATCATGATTACGGGGCCAAATATGTCGGGTAAGTCAGCTATTTTAAGACAGACTGCTCTTATTGTTTTGTTAGCTCAAATGGGAAGTTTTGTACCTGCCGAGTCACTAAAGCTAGGACTTGTAGATAAAATATTTACTCGAGTAGGAGCAAGTGATAATATTTCTATGGGTGAATCTACCTTTATGGTAGAAATGAACGAAACAGCCTCTATATTAAATAATATTTCAGATAGAAGTTTGGTGCTTTTAGATGAAATTGGGAGAGGAACATCTACTTATGATGGCATTTCAATTGCTTGGGCTATTTCAGAATATTTACATGAACATCCAAGTAAGCCAAAAACATTATTTGCGACGCATTATCATGAGTTAAATGAAATGGAAGTTATTTTTGATCGCATTCAAAATTATAATGTATCTGTCAAAGAATTGAAAGATACGGTATTATTTATTAGAAAATTAGTAAAAGGAGGAAGCGCACATAGTTTTGGTATTCATGTGGCAAAAATGGCGGGAATGCCTCAAACAGTTATACAAAAGGCTCAAAAATTATTAAAAAAATTAGAAAAAAATCATTCTGCAGAAGAATTGTCAGGCAGTCTCACAGGTCAAGAAGAAATGCAGTTAAGCTTTTTTCATTTAGATGATCCTTTATTAGAAGAAATTAAAGACGAATTACTTACATTAGACATTAATACACTTACGCCTGTTGAAGCATTAATGAAGTTAAATGAATTGAAACGTATTGTTTCAAAAAAATAA
- a CDS encoding DegT/DnrJ/EryC1/StrS family aminotransferase, with protein sequence MRKLQMVDLKSQYDKIKDQVNASIQEVLDTTTYINGPLVHQFQADLESYLGVKHVIPCANGTDALQIAMMGLGLQPGDEVITADFTFAATVEVIALLQLTPVLVDVDMNNMNISLEGIRKAITPKTRAIVPVHLFGRVANMDAIMEIANEYNLFVIEDNAQAIGATYTSKDGSKKKVGTIGHVGATSFFPSKNLGCYGDGGAIFTNDDALAHTIRGIVNHGMYVRYHHDVVGVNSRLDSIQAGVLKAKLPHLDTYNKARQDAARKYSLALGLNANIWVPTICEACDCHVFHQYVIRILNGKRDGLLDHLQVKGIPCAIYYPIPLHSQKAYADTRYKEEDFPVTNQLVKEVIALPMHTELDDEQIKFITDAILEYVN encoded by the coding sequence ATGAGAAAACTACAAATGGTTGACTTAAAAAGTCAATATGATAAAATTAAAGATCAAGTTAATGCTTCTATTCAAGAAGTTTTAGATACTACTACTTATATTAATGGTCCATTAGTACATCAATTTCAGGCTGATTTAGAAAGCTATTTAGGTGTAAAGCACGTTATTCCTTGTGCAAACGGAACAGATGCTTTGCAAATTGCAATGATGGGACTAGGTTTGCAACCAGGAGATGAAGTAATCACTGCCGATTTTACCTTTGCAGCTACGGTTGAAGTAATAGCCCTTTTACAATTAACACCTGTTTTAGTGGATGTAGACATGAATAATATGAATATTTCACTTGAAGGTATTCGTAAAGCTATTACACCAAAAACGAGAGCTATTGTGCCCGTACATTTATTTGGACGTGTAGCTAATATGGATGCGATTATGGAAATTGCTAACGAGTATAATTTATTTGTGATTGAAGATAATGCTCAAGCCATTGGCGCTACTTATACGTCAAAAGACGGTTCTAAAAAGAAAGTAGGTACTATAGGCCATGTGGGAGCAACATCATTTTTCCCGTCTAAAAATTTAGGTTGTTATGGTGATGGAGGTGCGATTTTTACAAATGATGATGCGTTGGCTCATACCATTAGAGGTATTGTAAACCATGGCATGTATGTGCGTTATCATCATGATGTAGTGGGTGTAAATTCGCGCTTAGATAGTATTCAGGCTGGTGTTTTGAAAGCTAAACTACCGCATTTAGATACGTATAATAAAGCACGTCAAGATGCAGCAAGAAAATATTCATTAGCCTTAGGTTTAAATGCTAATATTTGGGTTCCAACAATTTGTGAAGCATGTGATTGTCATGTTTTTCATCAATATGTAATTCGAATTTTAAATGGAAAACGCGATGGGTTGTTAGACCATTTACAAGTAAAAGGGATTCCATGTGCCATTTATTATCCGATTCCGTTACACAGTCAAAAAGCATATGCAGATACGCGTTACAAAGAAGAGGATTTTCCTGTAACCAATCAATTGGTTAAAGAAGTAATTGCATTGCCGATGCACACAGAACTCGATGATGAGCAAATAAAATTTATTACGGACGCTATTTTAGAATACGTTAACTAG
- a CDS encoding S46 family peptidase, translated as MKLVRLLVILFISQINAQQGGMWVPSLLKGMNENEIKTLGGKLSADQIYSINNSSLKDAVPQFNGGCTAEVISSKGLLLTNHHCGYDNIQNHSTVEHDYLADGFWAYKMEEELPNPGVIVTFVVKIDDVTTKIFDGVTSLPTEADKQKKIQENIATITKSYPKETWQDILVRSFYDGNQYLLFVVENFKDIRLVGAPPSSIGKFGSDTDNWVWPRHTGDFSLFRVYADKNNRPAEYSKDNVPYTPKHFFPISAKGIKEGDFTMVMGYPGKTQEYLPSNAVEQIVNDLNPAKIEVRDIALKVQDGFMRKDQAIKIQYASKYASIANYWKKWIGETKGLKKSNAVQFKQNFEKDFLLKVEKAGKQAEYGNVLNEFKQNYAAIKEYAIARDYFTEIVMRNTELLAFGYRLYQLEQVYTTKGEQAFNDRKNNLVKGFESLYGDYNATVDEKVFEKLIAIYAKKSPQQFLPESIKNIDAIAATTSIYKNSKLTSYQGIKELLNGDASSVLAKLNQDAGYQLVKSMADAYNKNVAPKYDELNLKNIALQRTYMKAIMELSPKSARIFPDANSTLRVTYGKVKGYKPSDAVEYMPVTYLDGVMEKYVPGDYEFDVPQKLIDLYNTKDFGPYAENGKMPVAFIATNHTTGGNSGSPALDANGNLIGLNFDRVWEGTMSDIYYSPEICRNIMVDARYVLFIIDKFAGAKNLINELKIIYPTNKKGKK; from the coding sequence ATGAAATTAGTACGTCTATTAGTAATCTTATTTATTTCACAAATCAATGCACAGCAAGGTGGCATGTGGGTTCCTTCTTTATTAAAAGGAATGAATGAAAATGAAATTAAAACCTTAGGAGGAAAACTTTCAGCCGACCAAATTTATTCAATCAACAACTCGTCATTAAAAGATGCTGTTCCTCAGTTTAATGGAGGGTGTACGGCAGAAGTAATTTCTTCAAAAGGGTTGTTACTTACAAATCACCACTGTGGTTATGATAACATACAAAATCACTCAACAGTAGAACATGATTATTTAGCCGATGGGTTTTGGGCATATAAAATGGAAGAAGAACTCCCTAATCCTGGCGTTATCGTAACATTTGTTGTAAAAATTGATGATGTAACGACAAAAATATTTGACGGTGTAACCTCATTGCCTACAGAAGCAGATAAGCAAAAGAAAATTCAAGAAAATATTGCAACTATCACGAAGTCTTATCCAAAAGAAACTTGGCAAGATATTTTAGTACGTTCTTTCTATGATGGCAATCAATATTTACTTTTCGTTGTTGAAAACTTTAAAGACATTCGTTTAGTTGGTGCACCTCCAAGCTCTATAGGTAAATTTGGCTCAGACACTGACAACTGGGTATGGCCTCGTCATACAGGCGATTTTTCGCTATTTAGAGTATATGCAGACAAAAATAACAGACCGGCAGAATACTCAAAAGACAATGTGCCGTATACACCGAAACACTTTTTCCCAATTTCTGCCAAAGGAATAAAAGAAGGAGACTTTACAATGGTAATGGGTTATCCAGGTAAAACACAAGAATACTTACCTTCGAATGCGGTGGAACAAATCGTAAACGACTTAAACCCAGCTAAAATTGAAGTGCGTGACATTGCCCTAAAAGTACAAGATGGCTTTATGCGTAAAGATCAAGCTATTAAAATTCAATATGCTTCTAAATACGCTTCCATTGCTAACTATTGGAAAAAATGGATTGGTGAAACAAAAGGTTTAAAAAAATCGAACGCGGTACAATTCAAACAAAATTTTGAAAAAGATTTTTTACTTAAAGTTGAAAAAGCGGGCAAGCAGGCTGAATATGGAAATGTTTTAAATGAATTTAAGCAAAATTATGCAGCTATTAAAGAATATGCGATTGCTAGAGATTATTTCACTGAAATAGTTATGCGAAATACAGAATTACTAGCATTTGGTTACCGTTTATATCAATTAGAACAAGTGTATACCACTAAAGGTGAGCAAGCGTTTAACGACCGAAAAAACAACTTAGTAAAAGGCTTTGAAAGCTTATATGGCGACTACAATGCTACTGTTGATGAAAAAGTTTTTGAAAAACTTATTGCTATTTATGCCAAAAAATCACCACAACAATTTTTACCAGAATCAATCAAGAACATCGATGCGATAGCAGCTACCACATCTATTTATAAAAATTCAAAATTAACTTCTTATCAAGGGATTAAAGAATTATTAAATGGAGATGCTTCAAGTGTACTTGCAAAACTAAATCAAGATGCAGGCTATCAATTAGTAAAAAGCATGGCAGACGCATACAACAAAAATGTAGCTCCAAAGTATGATGAATTAAATTTGAAAAACATTGCATTACAACGCACCTATATGAAAGCAATTATGGAATTAAGTCCAAAATCTGCTCGAATTTTTCCTGATGCCAATTCCACATTACGTGTAACCTACGGAAAAGTAAAAGGCTACAAACCATCTGACGCAGTAGAATACATGCCTGTTACGTATTTAGATGGTGTAATGGAAAAATATGTACCTGGTGATTATGAATTTGATGTACCACAAAAACTAATTGATTTATACAACACAAAAGATTTTGGTCCTTATGCAGAAAATGGTAAAATGCCAGTAGCATTTATTGCTACAAATCATACTACAGGAGGAAATTCTGGTAGTCCAGCTTTAGATGCGAATGGCAACTTAATAGGTTTAAATTTTGACCGAGTTTGGGAAGGCACCATGAGTGATATTTATTATAGTCCAGAAATTTGCAGAAACATTATGGTAGATGCGCGTTATGTATTATTCATCATAGATAAATTTGCAGGGGCAAAAAATTTAATCAACGAACTGAAAATCATCTATCCTACCAATAAAAAAGGTAAAAAATAA
- the galE gene encoding UDP-glucose 4-epimerase GalE, with amino-acid sequence MRVLVTGGLGFIGSHTVVELQNEGFEVVIIDNLSNSTMDVLGGIERITGKKPLFEQIDLRDKLAVQHFFSNHQDISGVIHFAASKAVGESVENPLLYYENNISSLVYLLQELQKKPEAHFIFSSSCTVYGQAKKMPITEDAPIQVAMSPYGNTKQIGEEIILDVAKVSNFKSILLRYFNPIGAHPSAEIGELPLGVPQNLVPFITQTAIGLREKLSVFGNDYPTADGTAIRDYIHVVDLAKAHVVALKRLLYNKNLEKVEIFNLGTGKGSSVLDVITAFEKTTGQKLNYQIEGRRAGDIVEAYADTQKANKVLGWKTHLTLEDALRDAWRWEKKIKNTN; translated from the coding sequence ATGAGAGTACTTGTTACAGGAGGATTAGGTTTTATAGGCTCTCACACTGTTGTGGAGTTACAAAACGAGGGTTTTGAAGTGGTTATTATTGACAATTTATCTAATTCAACAATGGATGTTTTGGGTGGAATTGAACGCATAACGGGTAAAAAACCGCTGTTTGAACAAATTGATCTCCGTGATAAATTAGCCGTTCAACATTTCTTTTCAAATCACCAAGACATTTCAGGAGTGATTCATTTTGCGGCTTCAAAAGCTGTGGGCGAGAGTGTTGAAAATCCATTGTTATATTATGAAAATAATATTAGTTCATTAGTATACTTATTACAAGAATTACAAAAAAAGCCAGAAGCTCATTTTATTTTCAGTTCCTCTTGTACAGTTTACGGTCAAGCTAAAAAAATGCCAATTACCGAAGACGCTCCTATTCAAGTAGCCATGTCGCCTTATGGTAATACGAAACAAATAGGGGAAGAAATAATTTTGGATGTCGCAAAAGTGAGTAATTTTAAGTCTATTTTATTACGTTATTTTAATCCAATTGGCGCACATCCATCTGCAGAAATCGGTGAATTACCGTTAGGTGTCCCACAAAATTTAGTTCCGTTTATAACTCAAACAGCAATCGGACTTCGCGAGAAATTATCGGTTTTTGGCAATGATTATCCAACAGCTGATGGAACAGCTATTCGAGATTATATTCATGTAGTAGATTTAGCAAAAGCACATGTAGTGGCATTAAAACGACTGTTATATAACAAAAATTTAGAAAAAGTAGAGATATTTAATTTAGGCACGGGAAAAGGGAGCTCTGTTTTAGATGTTATAACCGCTTTTGAGAAGACTACTGGACAAAAATTGAATTATCAAATTGAAGGACGAAGAGCAGGTGACATTGTTGAAGCCTATGCTGATACTCAAAAAGCTAATAAAGTATTAGGCTGGAAAACACATTTAACTCTTGAAGATGCCTTGCGAGATGCTTGGCGTTGGGAGAAAAAAATAAAAAATACTAATTGA
- a CDS encoding 3-deoxy-D-manno-octulosonic acid transferase produces the protein MLIIYQLVVHFAAQFLRLIALFNPKIKLFMEGRKVVFHQLQEAITPSDKTIWFHAASLGEFEQGLPIIEAIKKKYPSHKIVVSFFSPSGYEVKKSNTIADVTVYLPLDTKRNAHNFIKAVHPDLVFFIKYEFWPNYLNELKQLQIKTFLVSGIFRKNQAFFKWYGGFYRKALEAFSYFFVQNENSKTLIQRLGYQNVMISGDTRFDRVMNILERDNSLDFMDEFCTANTKIIVIGSSWPKDEEMLLNYINTSAKNIKFVIAPHNIKGDQIKNLKSQLRKKTILYSEYKNEISFMGQKDKMKEIQVFIIDTIGILTKIYSYADIAFVGGGFGNPGVHNILEPATFGIPIVIGPNYSHFTEATALVNLGGCISIKNQNQLKEIIDKLLQNEDERLEKGHICRTFVQMNAGATDKISNQISKN, from the coding sequence ATGTTAATTATATACCAATTAGTAGTACATTTTGCCGCTCAATTTCTTAGGTTGATAGCGCTTTTTAACCCGAAAATAAAACTTTTTATGGAAGGTCGAAAAGTTGTTTTTCATCAATTACAAGAAGCAATAACTCCTTCAGACAAAACAATTTGGTTTCATGCGGCTTCTTTAGGGGAATTTGAACAAGGTTTACCTATCATAGAAGCCATTAAAAAAAAATATCCCTCTCATAAAATAGTAGTCAGTTTTTTTTCGCCTTCGGGCTATGAAGTTAAAAAAAGTAATACTATTGCTGATGTAACCGTTTATTTACCTTTAGATACAAAACGTAATGCGCATAATTTTATCAAAGCCGTTCACCCCGATTTGGTTTTCTTCATTAAATATGAATTTTGGCCCAATTACCTGAACGAGCTTAAACAATTACAAATTAAAACATTTTTAGTTTCAGGTATTTTCAGAAAAAATCAAGCTTTTTTTAAATGGTATGGCGGTTTTTATAGAAAAGCATTAGAGGCTTTTAGTTATTTTTTTGTACAAAATGAAAATTCTAAAACCTTAATTCAACGTTTAGGTTATCAAAATGTAATGATTTCAGGAGATACCCGTTTTGATAGAGTAATGAACATCTTAGAAAGAGATAATTCGCTTGATTTTATGGATGAGTTTTGTACTGCTAACACAAAAATAATTGTCATTGGAAGTTCATGGCCAAAAGACGAAGAAATGTTACTTAACTATATCAATACAAGTGCTAAAAATATAAAATTTGTAATTGCGCCTCACAACATAAAAGGGGATCAAATTAAAAATCTCAAATCGCAATTAAGAAAAAAAACAATTTTATATTCAGAATATAAAAATGAGATTTCATTTATGGGTCAAAAAGACAAAATGAAAGAAATTCAAGTTTTCATCATTGACACTATCGGTATTCTCACTAAAATTTATAGTTATGCCGATATTGCATTCGTTGGCGGTGGTTTTGGAAATCCAGGTGTTCATAATATTTTAGAGCCTGCCACTTTTGGCATTCCTATTGTAATTGGTCCTAATTATTCTCATTTTACAGAAGCAACGGCATTAGTAAACTTAGGAGGCTGTATTTCTATAAAAAATCAAAATCAATTAAAAGAAATAATTGATAAATTACTTCAAAATGAAGACGAGCGATTAGAAAAAGGGCACATTTGTCGTACTTTTGTGCAAATGAATGCAGGCGCAACTGACAAAATTAGCAATCAAATTAGTAAAAACTAA
- the fabD gene encoding ACP S-malonyltransferase: MKAYIFPGQGAQFTGMGKELYENSPLAKELFEKANDILGFRITDIMFEGSAEELKETKVTQPAVFLHSVILAKVLEVKPEMVAGHSLGEFSALVVNGALSFEDGLKLVSQRALAMQKACEIKPSTMAAVLNLEDKIVEDICASIDGIVVAANYNCPGQLVISGEYKAVELACEKMKEAGAKRALILPVGGGFHSPMMEPASSALAAAIEATTFSNPTCPVYQNITASAVSNPAEIKSNLISQLTGAVKWTQSVNQMISDGATSFTEVGPGKVLVGLVNKINKEIETISA; encoded by the coding sequence ATGAAGGCATACATATTCCCTGGTCAAGGCGCACAATTTACAGGCATGGGTAAAGAATTATATGAAAATTCCCCTTTAGCTAAAGAACTTTTTGAAAAGGCTAATGATATTTTAGGATTCAGAATTACAGATATCATGTTTGAAGGTAGCGCTGAAGAATTAAAAGAAACCAAAGTAACGCAACCAGCGGTATTTTTACATTCAGTAATTTTAGCTAAAGTTTTAGAGGTAAAACCAGAAATGGTAGCGGGGCATTCATTAGGCGAATTTTCCGCATTAGTTGTCAATGGGGCTTTATCTTTCGAAGATGGTTTAAAATTAGTTTCTCAAAGAGCTTTAGCTATGCAAAAAGCTTGCGAAATAAAGCCTTCTACAATGGCCGCTGTTTTAAATTTAGAAGATAAAATCGTAGAGGATATTTGTGCTTCAATTGATGGTATTGTAGTGGCTGCCAATTATAACTGTCCAGGTCAATTAGTAATTTCGGGCGAATATAAAGCAGTAGAATTAGCTTGCGAAAAAATGAAAGAAGCAGGAGCAAAACGCGCACTTATATTACCTGTAGGTGGTGGATTTCATTCGCCAATGATGGAACCAGCAAGTTCAGCACTAGCCGCTGCCATTGAAGCAACAACTTTTTCTAATCCAACTTGCCCTGTGTATCAAAACATAACCGCTAGTGCTGTTTCAAATCCTGCTGAAATTAAAAGTAATTTGATTTCACAACTAACGGGTGCAGTTAAATGGACTCAATCTGTTAATCAAATGATTAGTGATGGCGCTACAAGTTTCACTGAAGTGGGACCAGGTAAAGTACTAGTAGGATTAGTAAATAAAATTAACAAAGAAATAGAAACAATTTCTGCCTAA
- a CDS encoding pirin family protein translates to MKYIIHKANERGHANHGWLNAYHSFSFASWYNPEKIQFGMLRVLNDDTIAAGMGFGTHPHDNMEIITIPLEGDLAHKDSMGNASTIKSGDIQVMSAGTGIQHSEFNPNHDQHTKLFQIWLFPKYHNVTPRYQQITLDKTEQKNNFAQILSPNPEDEGVWIHQDAWFYLSDFDKSYASKLALKKEGNGFYIMNIEGEIEVNGEKLEKRDAIGIWEANEIEVKATTDSKFLIMEIPMEQ, encoded by the coding sequence ATGAAATATATCATACATAAAGCAAACGAAAGAGGCCATGCTAATCATGGTTGGTTAAACGCATACCATAGTTTTAGTTTTGCCAGTTGGTACAATCCAGAGAAAATTCAATTTGGAATGTTACGTGTATTAAATGATGATACGATAGCCGCTGGCATGGGTTTTGGAACCCATCCGCATGATAATATGGAAATTATTACTATTCCCCTAGAAGGCGATTTGGCTCACAAAGATAGTATGGGAAATGCTTCTACTATAAAAAGTGGAGACATTCAGGTAATGAGTGCTGGTACGGGAATTCAACACAGTGAGTTCAATCCAAACCATGATCAACATACAAAATTGTTTCAAATTTGGTTATTTCCAAAATACCATAATGTAACGCCTCGTTACCAACAAATAACTTTAGACAAAACCGAACAAAAAAATAATTTTGCACAAATTTTATCTCCCAATCCTGAAGATGAAGGAGTCTGGATTCATCAAGATGCTTGGTTTTATTTGAGTGATTTTGACAAAAGTTACGCAAGTAAATTAGCATTAAAAAAAGAGGGAAACGGCTTTTACATCATGAATATTGAAGGTGAAATTGAAGTAAATGGAGAAAAACTAGAAAAAAGAGATGCTATAGGAATTTGGGAAGCAAATGAAATTGAAGTTAAAGCCACTACTGATTCGAAATTTTTAATCATGGAAATCCCAATGGAGCAATAA